Genomic DNA from Shouchella patagoniensis:
CGGTAATCCCCCTGATCTTGCACATTTTGATCGTTTTAAAGTTGCTCAATATGCAGCAGAGAACTCGCTTGAACCCCTCACTCCGTTTATTGAAGAAGAAAACTACGATATGGATATCTATTACGACTACGCAGTTGACGAAACAACCTACGAAGAAGATATTTATGCAATGCCCCTTACGACAGATTCCAGGCTATTATTCTACAACAAAGATCGTTTCAAGGAAGTAGGTCTAGATCCTAACGACCCTCCGCAGACGATTAAAGAACTCGAGCACGCGATTGATAAACTATCAACAATTGAAGACGGTAGAGTGATGGAACTTGGTATGGTTCCTTGGACTGCACAAGGCTGGTTTTATACATGGGGTTGGGCGTTTGGAGGCGACTTCTATGATATGGAGACTGGAGAGTTGACAGTTGACGATCCAAAGAATATCGAGGCGCTTGAATGGCTTGTCTCTATTGCTGACACATATGATGCTGCAACCGTTACTAGTTTTGATACAGCTCAGGGTAGTAATGAAATGGACCCCTTCATTCAGGGGATATACAGCATGAAAGTAGATGGACCCTTTTCCATTTCAACGATTAATCAATACAACCCTGACTTAAATTACGGAGTGACTCCTGTCCCCACACCAACAGGCGATCATTTTACGACATGGTCCGGTGGAACATCTCTTATTATTCCGAAAGGTGCCAAAAATGCAAAAGAAGCTTGGGAGTTTATGAAGTACTTGGGTGGTGAAGAAGGACAGCGAACATATAGTGAATTGAACAACCAAATGTCCGTTATCGATACAGTTAATGAGGAGATTTATGGGGATAACGAAATCATGAAAGAATTTATTGATATCTTGCCAGAATCTAATGCAAGGCCTCCGATACCAAGTGGGCAGTTGCTATGGAATGAATTAGACCGGGCAGTAGAGTATGCAATCCATGGTCGAGGTGAACCGAGAGCACTGCTAGAAAAGGTTGC
This window encodes:
- a CDS encoding ABC transporter substrate-binding protein: MTNSLKNTYFVRPLKWAGVLSLSIVVVGCSEEQANTTEDAIEETISIEGRTTVTYWHNHTGRGLEAIEQVASDFNDSQEDVFVQPIYSASTEGDDQRLLTAIAGGNPPDLAHFDRFKVAQYAAENSLEPLTPFIEEENYDMDIYYDYAVDETTYEEDIYAMPLTTDSRLLFYNKDRFKEVGLDPNDPPQTIKELEHAIDKLSTIEDGRVMELGMVPWTAQGWFYTWGWAFGGDFYDMETGELTVDDPKNIEALEWLVSIADTYDAATVTSFDTAQGSNEMDPFIQGIYSMKVDGPFSISTINQYNPDLNYGVTPVPTPTGDHFTTWSGGTSLIIPKGAKNAKEAWEFMKYLGGEEGQRTYSELNNQMSVIDTVNEEIYGDNEIMKEFIDILPESNARPPIPSGQLLWNELDRAVEYAIHGRGEPRALLEKVARKVAEAEK